Proteins encoded by one window of Sediminicoccus rosea:
- a CDS encoding glycosyltransferase family 2 protein, whose amino-acid sequence MSRPRISAIVTALNFERFIADGIRSIQAQNVPIEEILVVDSRSEDGTARIIAAMAAADPRIRLLEAERHSPARSRNVGLAAATGDVIAMLDGDDTWPRGKLAAQLALLSEPGVAVVSGLTGFCDAIDPTTQAPPPGARVETVAAVNVGACLYRATVFASLGPFDEGYRYADDWDLMLRLRDAGLRDIKLPEVMLWHRRYPGSLLTTPDPHRKQELAVAVGRSLARRRASRLA is encoded by the coding sequence ATGAGCCGCCCGCGCATCTCCGCCATCGTCACGGCGCTGAACTTTGAACGCTTCATCGCCGACGGGATCCGCTCGATCCAGGCGCAGAATGTGCCGATCGAGGAGATTCTGGTGGTGGACAGCCGCTCCGAGGACGGCACCGCGCGGATCATCGCGGCGATGGCCGCCGCTGATCCCCGCATTCGCCTGCTCGAAGCCGAACGGCACAGCCCAGCGCGGTCACGCAATGTCGGCCTCGCCGCCGCAACTGGTGATGTGATCGCCATGCTGGATGGCGATGACACCTGGCCGCGCGGCAAGCTCGCCGCCCAGCTCGCGCTGCTCTCGGAGCCAGGGGTCGCCGTGGTGTCGGGGCTGACCGGCTTTTGCGACGCGATTGACCCCACAACGCAGGCGCCGCCGCCGGGAGCACGGGTGGAGACGGTCGCCGCGGTGAATGTCGGCGCCTGCCTCTATCGCGCCACGGTCTTCGCATCGCTCGGCCCCTTCGACGAAGGCTATCGCTATGCGGATGACTGGGATCTCATGCTGCGCCTGCGCGATGCCGGCCTGCGCGACATCAAGCTGCCCGAGGTCATGCTGTGGCACCGCCGCTACCCCGGATCGCTGCTGACGACGCCCGACCCCCACCGCAAGCAGGAGCTGGCGGTCGCGGTCGGGCGCTCGCTCGCGCGGCGCCGTGCGAGCCGGCTGGCATGA
- a CDS encoding TolC family outer membrane protein — MKATLLAAAAVIGTAFTGGTSGGAQAQTLQEALAVAYSNNPTLLAARAQLRGVDEGVPQALAGWRPTVVMAGSYGAADVRTRSQVQQFRADGSFFFRDPAFPQSTTIRQERSPATATVTLTQPIYRGGRTTAQTRQAENLVLAQRARLIAAEQQVLGDAVSAYISVIQNGELLRLNINNEQVLARQLQATNERFRVGEITRTDVAQAESRLAGARTARVQAEGNLQIARSVYERVIGEAPRRLTNPQPLQLPVRSQAEAQSMAVASNPTVVAALFNAAAARDNIDVQASALMPQLSGNAQAFRNDNATLPHTRQNGGQVTLNLSAPIYQGGAEYSSVRQARQVAQQNLAQVDEARRSAAEAAARAWETLTSARAAVTSVRVQIRAQEIALDGVQREAIVGSRTTLDVLNAEQELLNARTSLVNALAQVVTGSYALAGSVGRLTAQDLGLNVELYDMTAYYQAVRNRWAGLGDYSNVSARR; from the coding sequence ATGAAGGCGACACTCCTCGCGGCGGCCGCGGTCATCGGCACCGCGTTCACCGGTGGCACGTCGGGCGGCGCGCAGGCCCAGACCCTGCAGGAAGCCCTGGCCGTGGCCTACAGCAACAACCCGACGCTGCTGGCCGCCCGCGCCCAGCTGCGCGGCGTGGATGAAGGCGTGCCCCAGGCGCTGGCCGGCTGGCGCCCCACCGTGGTGATGGCGGGCAGCTACGGCGCGGCCGATGTCCGCACCCGCAGCCAGGTGCAGCAGTTCCGGGCCGATGGCAGCTTCTTCTTCCGCGATCCGGCCTTCCCGCAATCCACCACCATCCGCCAGGAGCGTTCGCCGGCGACTGCGACGGTCACGCTGACCCAGCCGATCTACCGCGGCGGCCGTACCACGGCGCAGACCCGTCAGGCCGAGAACCTCGTCCTCGCGCAGCGCGCGCGGCTGATTGCGGCCGAGCAGCAGGTGCTGGGCGATGCCGTCTCCGCCTATATCTCCGTCATCCAGAATGGCGAGCTGCTGCGGCTGAACATCAACAATGAGCAGGTGCTGGCGCGCCAGTTGCAAGCGACGAACGAGCGCTTCCGCGTGGGCGAGATCACCCGCACCGACGTGGCACAGGCCGAAAGCCGCCTCGCCGGCGCGCGCACCGCCCGCGTCCAGGCCGAGGGCAACCTGCAGATCGCGCGCTCCGTCTATGAGCGCGTGATCGGCGAGGCGCCGCGCCGCCTGACCAACCCGCAGCCGCTCCAGCTGCCGGTCCGCAGCCAGGCCGAGGCGCAGTCCATGGCGGTGGCGAGCAACCCGACCGTGGTGGCCGCGCTCTTCAACGCCGCCGCCGCGCGCGACAACATCGACGTGCAGGCCTCGGCGCTGATGCCGCAGCTCTCGGGCAACGCCCAGGCCTTCCGGAACGACAATGCGACGCTGCCGCACACCCGCCAGAATGGCGGGCAGGTGACGCTGAACCTCTCGGCGCCGATCTACCAGGGCGGCGCCGAATACTCCTCCGTGCGTCAGGCGCGGCAGGTGGCGCAGCAGAACCTGGCCCAGGTGGACGAGGCGCGCCGCTCGGCCGCCGAGGCCGCCGCCCGCGCCTGGGAGACGCTGACCAGCGCCCGCGCGGCCGTGACCAGCGTGCGCGTGCAGATCCGCGCGCAGGAAATCGCGCTGGATGGCGTGCAGCGCGAGGCCATCGTCGGCAGCCGCACCACGCTGGACGTGCTGAACGCCGAGCAGGAGCTGCTGAACGCGCGCACCAGCCTGGTGAACGCGCTGGCGCAGGTGGTCACCGGCTCCTATGCCTTGGCCGGCTCGGTCGGGCGGCTTACCGCGCAGGATCTCGGCCTCAATGTCGAGCTCTACGACATGACGGCCTATTATCAGGCGGTGCGGAACCGCTGGGCCGGGCTTGGCGACTATTCCAACGTCTCGGCGCGTCGCTGA
- a CDS encoding ImmA/IrrE family metallo-endopeptidase yields MEVIRNFADRAPMDLDAMARALGVEVRRGQNLAANVSGKIERRGAGFVATINAAHSAKRQRSTLAHELAHRIFHSDLIGDGISDDGLYRSSVSDDIERQANAFAAGRLVPARLVRKLYREGMKDTPSIAERFDVSDDAARVRLRELFG; encoded by the coding sequence ATGGAGGTGATCCGCAATTTCGCGGATCGAGCGCCCATGGACCTCGATGCGATGGCCCGCGCCCTCGGTGTGGAGGTGCGGCGCGGCCAAAACCTGGCTGCGAATGTCTCAGGGAAGATCGAACGGCGCGGGGCTGGCTTCGTGGCGACGATCAATGCTGCCCACTCGGCCAAGCGCCAGCGCTCCACCCTGGCGCACGAGCTGGCCCATCGCATTTTTCACAGCGACCTGATCGGTGATGGCATCTCCGATGATGGGCTGTATCGAAGCAGCGTATCCGACGACATTGAGCGCCAGGCAAATGCCTTCGCTGCCGGGCGGCTTGTGCCCGCGCGGTTGGTCCGGAAGCTCTACCGTGAGGGGATGAAGGACACGCCGAGCATCGCGGAGCGATTCGATGTCTCCGACGATGCGGCCAGGGTGCGGCTGCGCGAGCTTTTTGGGTAG
- a CDS encoding protein-L-isoaspartate O-methyltransferase family protein produces MLALDVDFARARRFMRDGQLTPNGVTDPLLLQAMDEIPRENFVPEALRERAYADAPVPLGQGRAMLAPMVLARLLQMALPQPGERALVLAAGTGYGAAVLARMGLQVTAIESDPALATAARHALDFSLTENRPVVQQGDPRLGAPSGAPFRLILIEGMVEEVPGGLFSQLGEGGRLVTVRHEAGPVGRGILLRRAGGAVSEIAGLDAAAPLLAEFAPAPGFVL; encoded by the coding sequence ATGCTCGCTTTGGATGTGGATTTCGCCCGGGCACGCCGCTTCATGCGCGATGGGCAGCTGACGCCCAATGGCGTGACCGACCCCCTGCTGCTCCAGGCGATGGACGAGATCCCGCGCGAGAATTTCGTGCCCGAGGCGCTGCGCGAGCGCGCCTATGCCGATGCGCCGGTGCCGCTCGGCCAGGGCCGGGCCATGCTCGCGCCCATGGTGCTGGCCCGCCTTCTCCAGATGGCGCTGCCCCAGCCGGGCGAGCGCGCGCTCGTGCTTGCCGCCGGCACCGGATATGGCGCTGCGGTGCTCGCGCGCATGGGCCTCCAGGTCACGGCGATCGAGAGCGACCCGGCGCTGGCCACCGCCGCGCGCCATGCGCTGGACTTTTCCCTGACCGAGAATCGGCCCGTGGTGCAGCAGGGCGATCCGCGCCTGGGCGCCCCCTCGGGCGCGCCCTTCCGGCTCATCCTGATCGAAGGGATGGTGGAGGAGGTTCCCGGCGGGCTCTTCTCCCAGCTGGGCGAGGGCGGGCGCCTCGTCACCGTGCGGCATGAGGCCGGGCCGGTCGGCCGTGGCATCCTGCTGCGCCGGGCCGGGGGCGCCGTCAGCGAGATCGCCGGCCTCGATGCCGCCGCGCCGCTGCTGGCCGAATTCGCGCCCGCACCCGGTTTCGTGCTGTGA
- a CDS encoding chlorite dismutase family protein codes for MPPPLMVRFHGGAAGPWRVTRMRALAGAALPAVDRIAVQEGMAGAPGGAIAWTLAGSTGNQRYTERAEADSLAARQQGLARPEARHAALIPIRKSEAWWSLAQDERRAILEAESRHIAIGMDYLPAVARRLHHSRELGEPFDFLTWFEFAPTHEAAFDEMLARLRAQREWDFVEREVEIRLVREEG; via the coding sequence ATGCCCCCTCCCCTGATGGTCCGTTTCCACGGCGGCGCCGCGGGCCCCTGGCGCGTGACGCGGATGCGGGCGCTGGCGGGCGCGGCCCTGCCCGCCGTGGACCGCATCGCCGTCCAGGAGGGCATGGCGGGCGCACCCGGCGGCGCCATCGCCTGGACGCTGGCGGGCAGCACCGGGAACCAGCGCTACACGGAGCGCGCCGAGGCCGATTCGCTCGCCGCGCGCCAGCAGGGCCTTGCCCGGCCCGAGGCGCGGCACGCTGCCCTCATCCCGATCCGCAAGAGCGAGGCCTGGTGGTCGCTGGCACAGGATGAGCGCCGCGCCATCCTGGAGGCCGAATCTCGCCACATCGCCATCGGCATGGACTACCTGCCCGCCGTGGCCCGCCGGCTGCACCACAGCCGCGAACTGGGCGAGCCCTTCGATTTCCTCACCTGGTTCGAATTCGCGCCCACGCACGAGGCCGCGTTCGACGAGATGCTGGCGCGGCTGCGCGCCCAGCGCGAATGGGATTTCGTGGAGCGCGAGGTGGAGATCCGTCTTGTGCGAGAAGAGGGCTGA
- a CDS encoding nucleotidyltransferase family protein encodes MELVAQHYWPDRADTLLLMTALHPDEERARTAWRAWEEMQRFETANWAKLRIFPVVARRLPQLGLDSELLPRLAGVRRFLWTKTRLLHRTVAPLLEGLRAAGITPMLTKGAARVALDPAAAAERYSHDVDVLVPTAAWEAAVDVMYAHGMEAAQKLTREQVLQIRHRFHGIGFGKAEAQLDLHFFALKRNRCEGDDDGLWARAQAGSFVGVPVLAPSAEDRLVMALAHGLLVSPGRVTDWVFDAVAALSVSGFDWKHVQRELIRRGLSAFGMVGLRFLRERLAQPVPTALIAALRADTSQVFAEEFNCLHETYWARTEREHALLTLADYERARRAAMALPAGAPQGRRGTPWADAALDPPTRARAGDAVIPVPPWISRGDRPKLDLTVQLPQPQKGQRLMLELTCFAAHQTSLQQRFVAVAEGRAALRFVLPADFMAMRRPDRLALRAWGVDATSGATRVPVLAARHRWRSS; translated from the coding sequence ATGGAGCTCGTCGCGCAGCACTATTGGCCGGACCGGGCCGATACATTGCTGCTCATGACGGCGCTGCACCCGGATGAGGAGCGCGCGCGAACGGCTTGGCGTGCCTGGGAGGAGATGCAGCGCTTCGAGACGGCGAACTGGGCAAAGCTTCGCATCTTTCCTGTGGTCGCACGCCGCCTGCCGCAACTTGGCCTCGACAGTGAGTTGCTGCCGAGGCTGGCCGGCGTGCGCCGCTTCCTCTGGACCAAGACGCGTCTCCTGCACCGCACCGTGGCGCCCCTGCTGGAGGGCCTGCGCGCGGCTGGCATCACGCCGATGCTGACCAAGGGCGCAGCACGCGTCGCGCTTGATCCGGCGGCGGCGGCCGAGCGCTACAGCCATGACGTTGACGTCCTGGTCCCCACCGCTGCCTGGGAGGCGGCGGTGGATGTGATGTACGCGCATGGCATGGAAGCCGCCCAGAAACTCACGCGGGAACAGGTGCTGCAAATCCGTCACCGCTTCCACGGGATAGGCTTCGGCAAAGCCGAGGCGCAGCTCGATCTCCACTTCTTCGCGCTCAAGCGCAACCGCTGCGAGGGCGATGATGACGGTTTGTGGGCGCGCGCCCAGGCTGGAAGCTTCGTCGGCGTGCCGGTGCTGGCACCGAGCGCCGAGGACCGGCTCGTGATGGCGCTCGCGCATGGGCTGCTGGTCAGCCCCGGGCGGGTGACGGATTGGGTGTTTGACGCGGTCGCAGCGCTCTCCGTTTCTGGCTTCGACTGGAAGCACGTGCAGCGGGAGTTGATCCGGCGCGGGCTCTCCGCCTTCGGCATGGTCGGGCTCCGCTTCCTGCGTGAGCGCCTGGCCCAGCCGGTGCCCACGGCACTCATCGCGGCGCTGCGGGCGGATACCTCCCAGGTCTTCGCCGAGGAGTTCAACTGCCTGCACGAGACATATTGGGCCCGCACGGAACGCGAGCACGCCCTGCTGACCCTTGCCGATTACGAGCGTGCGCGCCGCGCGGCCATGGCCTTGCCGGCGGGCGCGCCGCAGGGCAGGCGCGGCACGCCCTGGGCCGATGCGGCCCTCGACCCTCCAACGCGCGCCCGGGCGGGCGACGCGGTGATCCCGGTGCCACCCTGGATCAGCCGGGGAGATCGGCCGAAGCTCGACCTCACGGTCCAGTTGCCGCAGCCGCAGAAAGGGCAGCGTCTGATGCTGGAATTGACGTGCTTTGCCGCGCACCAGACCAGCCTGCAGCAGCGCTTCGTCGCGGTCGCCGAGGGCCGCGCCGCCTTGCGCTTCGTCCTGCCTGCCGACTTCATGGCGATGCGCCGGCCGGACCGGCTCGCATTGCGGGCATGGGGCGTGGATGCGACCAGCGGCGCAACGCGCGTGCCCGTTCTCGCGGCCCGCCACCGATGGCGCTCTTCGTGA
- a CDS encoding glycosyltransferase family 2 protein yields the protein MTRISVVIPAWQAAGTIAETLASVAAQTRPADEVIIVDDGSTDGTAEVARAALPSARIIRHAHGGAAAALNAGFAAAEGDLLAPLDADDLWLPGKLAAQEAALMRAPPLAGVGGLMETFFCASMPPQARAAVRLPVGPSPWLLSGALLLRRAAYDAIGPHDEALRAGQSIDWMHRARLAGLAFEVLPEVVLRRRIRQGSLSSRAGGADAAFLAMARRAIERRRAAAPPPKEEP from the coding sequence ATGACGCGGATCTCGGTTGTCATCCCGGCCTGGCAGGCCGCCGGCACCATTGCCGAGACGCTGGCCAGCGTCGCCGCCCAGACGCGTCCCGCCGACGAGGTCATCATCGTGGATGATGGATCCACCGACGGCACGGCCGAGGTGGCGCGGGCGGCGCTACCCTCCGCGCGCATCATCCGGCATGCCCATGGCGGTGCTGCGGCGGCGCTCAATGCCGGGTTTGCCGCGGCGGAGGGCGATCTTCTGGCCCCGCTGGATGCTGACGATCTCTGGCTTCCGGGCAAGCTCGCGGCGCAGGAGGCAGCGCTCATGCGCGCGCCGCCTCTGGCCGGCGTGGGCGGGCTCATGGAGACTTTTTTCTGCGCCAGCATGCCCCCGCAGGCCCGCGCCGCAGTGCGCCTGCCGGTGGGACCTTCGCCCTGGCTGCTCTCCGGCGCCCTCCTGCTGCGACGCGCTGCCTATGACGCGATCGGCCCACATGACGAGGCGTTGCGCGCCGGCCAGTCCATTGACTGGATGCACCGGGCCCGGCTGGCAGGGCTTGCCTTCGAGGTGCTGCCGGAGGTCGTGTTGCGCCGGCGGATCCGCCAGGGCTCGCTTTCCTCGCGTGCCGGCGGCGCCGACGCAGCCTTCCTCGCCATGGCCCGTCGCGCCATTGAACGGCGGCGTGCTGCCGCCCCGCCGCCGAAGGAGGAGCCCTGA